The Xanthomonas sp. CFBP 8443 genome has a window encoding:
- a CDS encoding alpha/beta fold hydrolase — translation METKLSSIDIAVDGDALSGTLLTPTNGMPGVLFVHGWGGNQHHNLVRAREAVGLGCVCLTFDLRGHEGMASMRETVTRAQNLDDIKAAYDRLVASPQVDPESIAVVGLSYGGYLASLLTLERPVEWLALRSPALYKDAHWDGPKVALNQDPDLMPYRRRTVVPADNIALAACQRFRGDVLLVEAEQDVIVPGQVLKNYAAAFSNARSLTSRVIKGADHALTQKEHQLEYTRYLIDWLTEMVVGRRVALAKNVVERRKQSLKHTQGDAATSPGQGSKEFHGQIEAKERTSDATPSR, via the coding sequence ATGGAAACCAAACTCTCCAGCATCGATATCGCGGTGGATGGCGACGCATTGAGCGGCACGCTGTTGACCCCGACCAACGGCATGCCCGGGGTGCTGTTCGTGCACGGCTGGGGCGGCAACCAGCATCACAACCTGGTACGCGCACGCGAAGCGGTCGGCCTGGGTTGCGTCTGCCTGACCTTCGATCTGCGCGGCCACGAAGGCATGGCGTCGATGCGCGAGACGGTGACACGCGCGCAGAATCTGGACGACATCAAGGCCGCCTACGACCGCCTGGTGGCGTCGCCGCAGGTGGACCCGGAGTCGATCGCGGTGGTGGGCCTGAGCTACGGCGGCTACCTCGCCTCGCTGCTGACCCTGGAGCGGCCGGTGGAATGGCTGGCGCTGCGGTCGCCGGCGCTGTACAAGGACGCGCACTGGGACGGACCGAAGGTGGCGCTGAACCAGGATCCGGACCTGATGCCGTACCGGCGCCGCACGGTGGTGCCGGCGGACAACATCGCCCTGGCCGCGTGCCAGCGCTTCCGTGGCGACGTGCTGCTGGTGGAGGCCGAGCAGGACGTGATCGTGCCCGGCCAGGTGCTCAAGAACTACGCCGCGGCGTTTTCCAATGCGCGTTCGCTGACCTCGCGGGTGATCAAGGGCGCCGATCATGCGCTGACCCAAAAGGAGCACCAGCTCGAATACACCCGTTACCTGATCGACTGGCTGACCGAGATGGTGGTCGGGCGCCGCGTGGCGCTGGCCAAGAACGTGGTCGAGCGGCGCAAGCAGAGCCTCAAGCACACCCAGGGCGATGCGGCGACCTCGCCCGGACAGGGTTCGAAGGAGTTCCACGGCCAGATCGAGGCCAAGGAGCGCACGTCCGACGCGACGCCATCGCGATAA
- a CDS encoding DUF3182 family protein, with amino-acid sequence MAFFVVRDHVRLHSVRTHPPGGHEAATHAWVAAEVARLMRLPLGETTMGRGFYVPDDTLTAEQALQLGVRDASGLLGGVVPHAFVATKAISHPLVAPDAAAPQGWSRALGAALGEATVPGYTAFAVADAREAYARLRRGGQVRLKLPHGIGGQGQSLLHDAHALDTALEAVAPADLVQQGVVLERQLDRSTTFSVGEVECAGMTIAYYGTQSVTRDGAGRETYGGSQLFVIRGTLDALLERELPPPQREAVLKARHYDRCVAEAYPDFYASRRNYDVIDGVAQDGTRMCGVLEQSWRIGGATPAELAAVDAFQREPALHAVIATTVERYGDAALPAGAQAYYAGEDPRVGRLTKYRYVNVAD; translated from the coding sequence ATGGCCTTTTTCGTCGTCCGTGACCACGTGCGCCTCCACAGTGTGCGGACGCATCCACCAGGCGGGCACGAGGCCGCGACGCATGCCTGGGTCGCCGCCGAGGTCGCGCGGCTGATGCGCTTGCCGCTAGGCGAGACAACGATGGGCCGCGGCTTCTACGTGCCCGACGACACCTTGACCGCCGAACAGGCGCTGCAACTGGGCGTGCGCGATGCCAGCGGCCTGCTCGGCGGCGTGGTGCCGCATGCGTTCGTCGCCACCAAGGCGATCAGCCATCCGCTGGTCGCGCCCGACGCGGCCGCGCCGCAGGGCTGGAGCCGCGCGCTCGGCGCCGCACTGGGCGAGGCGACGGTGCCCGGCTATACCGCGTTCGCCGTTGCCGACGCGCGCGAGGCGTATGCGCGCCTGCGCCGCGGCGGCCAGGTGCGATTGAAGCTGCCCCATGGCATCGGCGGACAGGGCCAATCGCTGCTGCACGATGCGCACGCGCTGGATACGGCCCTGGAGGCGGTGGCGCCCGCGGATCTGGTGCAGCAGGGCGTCGTGCTGGAGCGGCAACTGGACCGCTCGACCACCTTCAGCGTCGGCGAGGTGGAGTGCGCCGGAATGACCATCGCCTACTACGGCACCCAGTCCGTCACCCGCGACGGTGCCGGTCGCGAGACCTATGGCGGTTCGCAGCTGTTCGTGATCCGCGGCACGCTGGACGCCCTGCTCGAACGCGAGCTGCCGCCACCGCAGCGCGAGGCGGTCTTGAAGGCGCGCCACTACGACCGCTGCGTTGCCGAGGCCTATCCCGATTTCTACGCATCGCGCCGCAACTACGACGTGATCGATGGCGTCGCGCAGGACGGCACCCGCATGTGCGGCGTGCTCGAGCAGTCCTGGCGCATCGGCGGCGCGACGCCGGCGGAACTGGCCGCGGTCGATGCATTCCAGCGCGAACCGGCGCTGCACGCGGTGATTGCGACCACCGTCGAACGCTATGGCGACGCCGCGCTGCCGGCCGGCGCGCAGGCGTATTACGCGGGCGAGGATCCGCGTGTCGGCCGGCTGACCAAGTACCGCTACGTGAACGTTGCAGACTGA
- a CDS encoding cupin domain-containing protein: MHLEHWLLPPHDWVPNHPSLPVLLYREVDPDGGAEGFERRFAEHGWPPQWRDGIYDYHHYHSTAHEVLGVARGSARLVVGGPGGPETTLAAGDALLLPAGTGHCCIASSADFLVVGAYPDGQDWDICRQPPTPEMIRRIAQLPLPPRDPVAGRDGPLHAQWRMPAASG, from the coding sequence ATGCACCTGGAACACTGGCTTCTGCCGCCGCACGACTGGGTACCCAATCATCCGTCCCTGCCGGTGCTGCTGTACCGCGAGGTCGATCCCGACGGCGGTGCCGAGGGCTTCGAACGCCGCTTCGCCGAGCACGGCTGGCCGCCGCAATGGCGCGACGGCATCTACGACTATCACCACTATCACTCCACCGCGCATGAGGTCCTGGGCGTCGCCCGCGGCAGCGCGCGGCTTGTCGTCGGCGGCCCGGGCGGGCCGGAGACCACGCTGGCGGCCGGCGACGCCTTGCTGCTGCCGGCGGGCACCGGCCATTGCTGCATCGCCTCCAGCGCCGATTTCCTGGTCGTCGGCGCGTATCCCGACGGCCAGGACTGGGACATCTGCCGGCAGCCGCCCACGCCCGAGATGATCCGCCGCATCGCGCAACTGCCATTGCCGCCTCGCGATCCGGTCGCTGGCCGGGATGGTCCGCTGCACGCGCAATGGCGGATGCCCGCAGCATCGGGCTGA
- a CDS encoding YggN family protein, translating into MRLLPSVCTLCLLGAAASAAAGPQFSSQQCGFSTPYDVIVDRTGVMLTRSDGMPKTVFLHDGRLQVDGVAQALGNADAQRLRQMERGAQALMPEVAGIARETVGITFDAFGGVVEAITGSRSKARKLEVHRDAALAHLDRTLGRGRWQQELFDKAFEADVSAAAEEMASALTRGVMFAVFTGRADAIEKRTAAMEKDLERRMDARGKALEARADALCVQVAALDALEQQLDYRLPGGKRLDLLEHRDKPATSTAPDEATVAATGAPRSEAH; encoded by the coding sequence ATGCGTCTATTGCCCTCCGTGTGCACGCTCTGCCTGCTCGGCGCCGCCGCGAGCGCCGCCGCCGGCCCGCAGTTCTCTTCGCAGCAATGCGGCTTCTCCACGCCCTACGACGTCATCGTCGACCGTACCGGCGTCATGCTGACCCGTAGCGACGGCATGCCGAAGACGGTGTTCCTGCACGACGGACGGCTGCAGGTGGACGGCGTCGCGCAAGCGCTCGGCAACGCCGATGCGCAACGCCTGCGGCAGATGGAACGCGGCGCGCAGGCGCTGATGCCCGAGGTCGCCGGCATCGCCCGCGAGACGGTCGGCATCACCTTCGACGCCTTCGGCGGCGTGGTCGAAGCCATCACCGGCAGCCGCAGCAAGGCGCGCAAGCTGGAGGTGCATCGCGACGCCGCCCTCGCCCATCTGGACCGCACGCTCGGCCGGGGCCGTTGGCAGCAGGAGTTGTTCGACAAGGCGTTCGAAGCCGACGTCAGTGCCGCCGCCGAGGAAATGGCCAGCGCGCTGACCCGCGGGGTGATGTTCGCGGTATTCACCGGTCGCGCCGACGCCATCGAAAAACGCACCGCGGCGATGGAGAAGGACCTGGAGCGGCGCATGGACGCCCGCGGCAAGGCGCTGGAAGCCAGGGCCGACGCGCTCTGCGTGCAGGTCGCCGCGCTGGATGCGTTGGAGCAGCAGCTGGACTATCGGCTGCCCGGCGGCAAGCGATTGGATTTGCTCGAGCATCGCGATAAGCCGGCAACATCGACCGCGCCCGACGAGGCGACGGTGGCCGCGACCGGAGCGCCGCGCAGCGAGGCGCACTGA